Proteins co-encoded in one Malus domestica chromosome 09, GDT2T_hap1 genomic window:
- the LOC114826923 gene encoding uncharacterized protein isoform X7: MPGNEIEGRIHNFYEQDNYSRQSQVADNNWPVDIYNQWHGKQRETSNVQQLDFGRGRGGESLSFDKTYKQLAQKPELSHIQTRNQHLETNGFMLGWQDLQESQFFDDSSVLVPLALTSRGLSILQSEQENASCDSPTLTTNSERSEITEASSEFNFVGRQPQLVRGQQQGIPQIHSMQQSGYNDMQMLQQHLMFKKLQELQRQQQLQQFGDARQHNAVNQLSAINKQTSGVQFSPLINGTPVNDTPQMFMNWVQRGGSLGGQNVSNRVIFSQEQGQTLSSMGLAPQQFDASLYGTPVASGRGTMNQYSHLPVMSHDSENLLAKANDQMQKPAMQPSAFNNSFVGAHCTTASPDQVCSPQGAFVSQQGFQGKNVFGQVITQGSNCGSTLGNLQQGDTLQTNTSPQELSGKQDQAGWPGIFQQKTMQHGPSQGLVPLDPMEEKILFDMDDSTWDSSMGKQSDIGAGGFGNAFESSFPSLQSGSWSALMQSAVAEASSSDTGQQEEWSGLTFQNTELSTGNQPSNIVDNENQGSWADNNLQSVSSLSSKPFPMLNDSSVSSSFPGFPQPGIQFTPEHREGFHQDESHESIQKSPKSSSEWLDRNSQQVQPHMRLDNTWTSQSSKPEGDINEGMYNRNSENHMWNRDGDSRETSHQVQDNNKLDYGKHFISSNKEDNEGIGEKHHQMSNSSHVMQNSYGREGGTYEQQQNCYQRDNSYGRKSEDSSGMRLTAQTSQNILHLLSRVDQLKENSSIAQFGHPGFNPLSEGMIHPASNPNQMQMDSNLRGKNQTWSTLSPSQPLPQSHESSPRSRWDDKFGIGGQSSSPTSYKHGNSIAESTSSPTFSRNQLQTQHLFNVPGPSNQTTLPGSSAKHAPSNLALSQDTSQQIFVNSGGQQFPVLEAVPVSQPPFMSGMPARGGVSVKPQSLWTNNQSQQHLSGMETTSLASKELNGLNTQDSGYRSSEFGHSHTSLQGFNSAQEKQEEERMFDASQTGVRNVSDPSDFASGTLLNHSHLQDLGGIHHNDSNGLAPSARNLGFLGHALKHSHGFRHDHSRLHQVQGTKNEEADPSRRDLDVQQVTAMAGQQSIYGHNKDGELNSPSAHKLSPLGNSNATNFLTDAREGLSVKTSSESAFQAQGMVAFGESDSQSPSIGNDVLPNYAETSQPNLSMASNWFKQYGTFRNGQMQPTYDARLARSSAGQTSLVKPSQSLNIHSSVEQIDASEANRVWPSTATNLVTSEPFVAPYVLPSEVIDETMAIVRPKKRKIETSELLPWHKVTEGSKRVQDVSLAEQEWALSCNRLTEKVGHEFEMIEDGRPILRSKRRLIFTTQFLQQLLGPAPASILSADAALYYDSVTYFVAKLSLGDACTLTCSSSTDAPLNDSNTIGEKPKVSENTEMQYLSKAVEDFTNRSKKLENDLLRLDKVSILDLRLECQELERFSVINRFARFHIPQTATSGTTSSSGTVPTAPKPFPQRYVTGQPLPRHLPEGVHCLSL, from the exons ATGCCTGGTAACGAAATTGAAGGCAGGATCCACAATTTTTATGAACAAGACAACTATTCCCGTCAATCTCAAGTTGCAGACAATAATTGGCCTGTTGATATTTATAATCAATGGCATGGAAAACAAAGAGAGACAAGTAATGTGCAACAACTAG ATTTTGGGAGAGGACGGGGCGGTGAGTCTTTGAGTTTTGATAAAACATATAAACAGTTGGCTCAGAAACCGGAATTGTCCCATATTCAAACTAGAAACCAACATCTGGAGACGAATGGGTTTATGCTTGGATGGCAGGATTTGCAGGAAAGCCAGTTTTTCGATGATAGCTCAGTTTTGGTTCCACTTGCTTTAACTTCGAGAGGCTTATCTATCCTTCAATCAGAGCAAGAAAATGCATCGTGCGATAGTCCCACTTTGACAACCAATTCAGAAAGGTCTGAAATTACTGAAGCTTCCAGTGAGTTTAACTTTGTTGGAAGGCAGCCACAACTTGTGAGGGGACAACAACAAGGCATTCCACAGATTCACTCGATGCAGCAGTCTGGGTACAATGACATGCAGATGTTGCAGCAGCACCTGATGTTTAAGAAACTGCAAGAACTTCAGAGGCAGCAGCAACTACAACAGTTCGGTGATGCAAGGCAACATAATGCAGTAAATCAGCTCTCTGCAATTAATAAGCAGACTTCAGGGGTTCAGTTTTCACCTCTAATCAATGGAACACCCGTTAATGATACGCCACAAATGTTTATGAACTGGGTGCAGAGGGGTGGATCTCTGGGAGGACAAAATGTTTCTAATAGAGTTATTTTTTCTCAAGAGCAAGGTCAAACTTTGAGCTCAATGGGTCTTGCTCCTCAGCAGTTTGATGCATCTTTATATGGTACTCCTGTTGCTAGTGGAAGAGGGACTATGAATCAGTATTCCCATCTTCCGGTGATGTCTCATGATTCTGAAAATTTGTTGGCCAAGGCTAATGATCAAATGCAGAAGCCTGCTATGCAGCCATCAGCCTTCAATAACTCATTTGTAGGTGCTCATTGTACGACTGCTTCTCCGGACCAGGTTTGCTCACCTCAAGGGGCGTTTGTATCCCAACAAGGCTTTCAGGGAAAAAATGTATTTGGACAAGTTATTACTCAAGGTTCAAATTGTGGATCCACATTGGGTAACCTCCAACAAGGGGATACCTTGCAAACAAATACATCACCACAGGAGCTCAGTGGAAAGCAAGATCAAGCTGGCTGGCCGGGAATCTTCCAGCAAAAAACAATGCAGCATGGCCCTTCCCAGGGTTTGGTTCCCCTTGATCCAATGGAAGAGAAGATTTTGTTTGACATGGATGATAGTACTTGGGATTCGTCTATGGGAAAGCAGAGTGATATTGGGGCTGGAGGCTTTGGAAATGCATTCGAAAGTTCATTTCCTTCTCTCCAAAGTGGAAGCTGGAGCGCGCTTATGCAGTCTGCTGTAGCAGAAGCTTCTAGTAGTGATACCGGCCAACAGGAGGAGTGGAGTGGATTGACTTTTCAGAATACCGAGCTGTCAACTGGTAATCAGCCTTCAAACATCGTGGACAATGAGAACCAAGGAAGTTGGGCTGATAACAATCTGCAGAGTGTCTCTTCCTTAAGTTCAAAACCTTTTCCCATGCTTAATGACTCAAGTGTTAGTTCTAGCTTCCCTGGCTTTCCACAGCCAGGCATccaattcacacctgagcatcGAGAAGGGTTTCACCAGGATGAATCTCATGAATCCATTCAGAAGTCTCCCAAAAGTTCTAGCGAGTGGTTGGATCGTAACTCTCAACAGGTTCAGCCACATATGCGTTTGGACAACACATGGACCAGTCAAAGCAGTAAACCAGAAG GTGATATTAACGAAGGCATGTACAATAGGAACTCTGAGAACCATATGTGGAATAGGGATGGTGATTCCAGG GAAACCAGTCACCAAGTCCAAGATAATAATAAGCTTGATTACGGGAAACATTTTATATCTAGCAACAAGGAGGATAATGAGGGCATTGGAGAAAAACATCATCAAATGAGTAACAGCTCTCATGTTATGCAAAACTCTTATGGGAGGGAAGGTGGAACATATGAGCAGCAGCAAAATTGCTACCAGAGGGACAACTCGTATGGCCGGAAATCAGAGGATTCTAGCGGCATGCGTTTGACTGCACAAACAAG TCAAAATATACTTCATCTTCTTAGCAGGGTTGATCAGTTGAAGGAGAATAGTTCTATCGCACAGTTTGGCCATCCTGGATTTAACCCACTATCTGAG GGTATGATCCATCCAGCTAGTAATCCAAATCAAATGCAAATGGATTCTAATTTAAGAGGGAAAAATCAGACCTGGTCCACTCTGTCCCCTTCTCAACCTTTGCCCCAATCACATGAATCATCACCGAGATCCCGTTGGGATGATAAATTTGGTATCGGGGGACAATCGAGCAGCCCTACGTCTTATAAGCATGGAAACTCTATTGCAGAAAGCACATCCAGTCCTACATTTTCAAGGAATCAGCTTCAAACACAACATCTGTTTAATGTACCTGGTCCATCTAATCAAACAACATTACCTGGTTCTTCTGCAAAGCATGCACCTTCCAACCTTGCTCTATCTCAAGATACTTCTCAGCAAATTTTTGTCAACTCTGGTGGTCAACAATTCCCTGTTCTTGAAGCTGTTCCAGTTTCTCAGCCTCCTTTTATGTCAGGCATGCCTGCACGGGGTGGAGTATCAGTGAAGCCGCAGAGTTTGTGGACAAATAACCAAAGCCAGCAACATCTTTCTGGCATGGAAACTACTTCGTTGGCTTCAAAGGAGCTAAATGGTCTAAATACCCAGGACAGTGGATATAGATCATCTGAATTTGGCCATTCCCATACGAGTTTACAAGGATTCAATTCTGCACAAGAGAAACAGGAGGAAGAGAGGATGTTTGATGCTTCACAGACAGGGGTAAGGAATGTCTCCGATCCTAGTGATTTTGCCTCTGGTACATTGTTGAATCATTCGCACCTGCAGGATCTTGGTGGAATACATCATAATGACAGCAATGGCCTGGCTCCCTCTGCAAGAAATCTTGGATTTCTTGGCCATGCTTTAAAACATTCACATGGATTTCGTCATGACCACTCCCGGCTGCACCAAGTGCAGGGTACGAAGAATGAAGAGGCTGATCCAAGTAGGAGGGATCTGGATGTACAACAGGTAACTGCTATGGCAGGACAGCAGTCAATTTATGGTCATAACAAGGATGGTGAACTGAATTCTCCATCAGCTCACAAGTTATCGCCACTTGGAAATTCCAACGCAACAAATTTCCTGACGGATGCAAGAGAAGGTCTAAGTGTAAAAACTTCTTCAGAATCTGCCTTCCAAGCCCAAGGCATGGTTGCATTTGGTGAAAGTGATTCTCAGAGTCCATCTATTGGCAATGATGTGTTACCTAATTATGCTGAAACTTCTCAGCCCAATCTAAGCATGGCATCGAACTGGTTTAAACAGTATGGGACCTTCAGAAATGGGCAGATGCAACCAACGTATGATGCAAGGCTTGCTAGGTCTTCTGCAGGGCAGACCTCGCTTGTGAAGCCTTCGCAAAGCCTAAACATACATTCTTCTGTGGAACAGATAGATGCTTCTGAGGCTAACAGAGTATGGCCAAGTACAGCTACCAATTTGGTAACAAGCGAACCCTTTGTAGCCCCTTATGTGTTACCTTCAGAAGTCATTGATGAAACTATGGCGATCGTGAGACCAAAGAAACGCAAAATTGAAACATCAGAGCTTCTACCATGGCACAAAGTGACAGAAGGTTCCAAAAGGGTTCAAGATGTCAG TCTGGCAGAGCAAGAATGGGCCTTGTCATGCAATCGGCTGACTGAGAAA GTTGGACATGAGTTTGAAATGATTGAAGATGGACGTCCAATCCTTCGATCTAAGAGAAGGCTTATCTTCACAACACAGTTTCTGCAGCAATTGCTCGGCCCTGCACCAGCATCCATTCTCTCAGCAGACGCTGCTTTGTACTATGATAGTGTGACATATTTTGTTGCTAAATTATCATTAGGGGATGCGTGCACCCTGACCTGCAGCAGCAGTACTGATGCGCCACTGAACGACAGTAATAC GATTGGGGAAAAGCCTAAAGTTTCTGAAAATACTGAAATGCAGTATTTA
- the LOC114826923 gene encoding uncharacterized protein isoform X5 yields MPGNEIEGRIHNFYEQDNYSRQSQVADNNWPVDIYNQWHGKQRETSNVQQLDFGRGRGGESLSFDKTYKQLAQKPELSHIQTRNQHLETNGFMLGWQDLQESQFFDDSSVLVPLALTSRGLSILQSEQENASCDSPTLTTNSERSEITEASSEFNFVGRQPQLVRGQQQGIPQIHSMQQSGYNDMQMLQQHLMFKKLQELQRQQQLQQFGDARQHNAVNQLSAINKQTSGVQFSPLINGTPVNDTPQMFMNWVQRGGSLGGQNVSNRVIFSQEQGQTLSSMGLAPQQFDASLYGTPVASGRGTMNQYSHLPVMSHDSENLLAKANDQMQKPAMQPSAFNNSFVGAHCTTASPDQVCSPQGAFVSQQGFQGKNVFGQVITQGSNCGSTLGNLQQGDTLQTNTSPQELSGKQDQAGWPGIFQQKTMQHGPSQGLVPLDPMEEKILFDMDDSTWDSSMGKQSDIGAGGFGNAFESSFPSLQSGSWSALMQSAVAEASSSDTGQQEEWSGLTFQNTELSTGNQPSNIVDNENQGSWADNNLQSVSSLSSKPFPMLNDSSVSSSFPGFPQPGIQFTPEHREGFHQDESHESIQKSPKSSSEWLDRNSQQVQPHMRLDNTWTSQSSKPEGDINEGMYNRNSENHMWNRDGDSRVTSFSRSTGQLEQVHFGSENILRNRENSNIFNFHSLQNSHMTNVHQETSHQVQDNNKLDYGKHFISSNKEDNEGIGEKHHQMSNSSHVMQNSYGREGGTYEQQQNCYQRDNSYGRKSEDSSGMRLTAQTSRVDQLKENSSIAQFGHPGFNPLSEGMIHPASNPNQMQMDSNLRGKNQTWSTLSPSQPLPQSHESSPRSRWDDKFGIGGQSSSPTSYKHGNSIAESTSSPTFSRNQLQTQHLFNVPGPSNQTTLPGSSAKHAPSNLALSQDTSQQIFVNSGGQQFPVLEAVPVSQPPFMSGMPARGGVSVKPQSLWTNNQSQQHLSGMETTSLASKELNGLNTQDSGYRSSEFGHSHTSLQGFNSAQEKQEEERMFDASQTGDLGGIHHNDSNGLAPSARNLGFLGHALKHSHGFRHDHSRLHQVQGTKNEEADPSRRDLDVQQVTAMAGQQSIYGHNKDGELNSPSAHKLSPLGNSNATNFLTDAREGLSVKTSSESAFQAQGMVAFGESDSQSPSIGNDVLPNYAETSQPNLSMASNWFKQYGTFRNGQMQPTYDARLARSSAGQTSLVKPSQSLNIHSSVEQIDASEANRVWPSTATNLVTSEPFVAPYVLPSEVIDETMAIVRPKKRKIETSELLPWHKVTEGSKRVQDVSLAEQEWALSCNRLTEKVGHEFEMIEDGRPILRSKRRLIFTTQFLQQLLGPAPASILSADAALYYDSVTYFVAKLSLGDACTLTCSSSTDAPLNDSNTIGEKPKVSENTEMQYLSKAVEDFTNRSKKLENDLLRLDKVSILDLRLECQELERFSVINRFARFHIPQTATSGTTSSSGTVPTAPKPFPQRYVTGQPLPRHLPEGVHCLSL; encoded by the exons ATGCCTGGTAACGAAATTGAAGGCAGGATCCACAATTTTTATGAACAAGACAACTATTCCCGTCAATCTCAAGTTGCAGACAATAATTGGCCTGTTGATATTTATAATCAATGGCATGGAAAACAAAGAGAGACAAGTAATGTGCAACAACTAG ATTTTGGGAGAGGACGGGGCGGTGAGTCTTTGAGTTTTGATAAAACATATAAACAGTTGGCTCAGAAACCGGAATTGTCCCATATTCAAACTAGAAACCAACATCTGGAGACGAATGGGTTTATGCTTGGATGGCAGGATTTGCAGGAAAGCCAGTTTTTCGATGATAGCTCAGTTTTGGTTCCACTTGCTTTAACTTCGAGAGGCTTATCTATCCTTCAATCAGAGCAAGAAAATGCATCGTGCGATAGTCCCACTTTGACAACCAATTCAGAAAGGTCTGAAATTACTGAAGCTTCCAGTGAGTTTAACTTTGTTGGAAGGCAGCCACAACTTGTGAGGGGACAACAACAAGGCATTCCACAGATTCACTCGATGCAGCAGTCTGGGTACAATGACATGCAGATGTTGCAGCAGCACCTGATGTTTAAGAAACTGCAAGAACTTCAGAGGCAGCAGCAACTACAACAGTTCGGTGATGCAAGGCAACATAATGCAGTAAATCAGCTCTCTGCAATTAATAAGCAGACTTCAGGGGTTCAGTTTTCACCTCTAATCAATGGAACACCCGTTAATGATACGCCACAAATGTTTATGAACTGGGTGCAGAGGGGTGGATCTCTGGGAGGACAAAATGTTTCTAATAGAGTTATTTTTTCTCAAGAGCAAGGTCAAACTTTGAGCTCAATGGGTCTTGCTCCTCAGCAGTTTGATGCATCTTTATATGGTACTCCTGTTGCTAGTGGAAGAGGGACTATGAATCAGTATTCCCATCTTCCGGTGATGTCTCATGATTCTGAAAATTTGTTGGCCAAGGCTAATGATCAAATGCAGAAGCCTGCTATGCAGCCATCAGCCTTCAATAACTCATTTGTAGGTGCTCATTGTACGACTGCTTCTCCGGACCAGGTTTGCTCACCTCAAGGGGCGTTTGTATCCCAACAAGGCTTTCAGGGAAAAAATGTATTTGGACAAGTTATTACTCAAGGTTCAAATTGTGGATCCACATTGGGTAACCTCCAACAAGGGGATACCTTGCAAACAAATACATCACCACAGGAGCTCAGTGGAAAGCAAGATCAAGCTGGCTGGCCGGGAATCTTCCAGCAAAAAACAATGCAGCATGGCCCTTCCCAGGGTTTGGTTCCCCTTGATCCAATGGAAGAGAAGATTTTGTTTGACATGGATGATAGTACTTGGGATTCGTCTATGGGAAAGCAGAGTGATATTGGGGCTGGAGGCTTTGGAAATGCATTCGAAAGTTCATTTCCTTCTCTCCAAAGTGGAAGCTGGAGCGCGCTTATGCAGTCTGCTGTAGCAGAAGCTTCTAGTAGTGATACCGGCCAACAGGAGGAGTGGAGTGGATTGACTTTTCAGAATACCGAGCTGTCAACTGGTAATCAGCCTTCAAACATCGTGGACAATGAGAACCAAGGAAGTTGGGCTGATAACAATCTGCAGAGTGTCTCTTCCTTAAGTTCAAAACCTTTTCCCATGCTTAATGACTCAAGTGTTAGTTCTAGCTTCCCTGGCTTTCCACAGCCAGGCATccaattcacacctgagcatcGAGAAGGGTTTCACCAGGATGAATCTCATGAATCCATTCAGAAGTCTCCCAAAAGTTCTAGCGAGTGGTTGGATCGTAACTCTCAACAGGTTCAGCCACATATGCGTTTGGACAACACATGGACCAGTCAAAGCAGTAAACCAGAAG GTGATATTAACGAAGGCATGTACAATAGGAACTCTGAGAACCATATGTGGAATAGGGATGGTGATTCCAGGGTAACTTCATTTTCCAGATCAACTGGACAATTGGAGCAAGTACATTTTGGTTCAGAGAATATTCTTAGGAACAGAGAAAATTCCAATATTTTTAACTTTCATTCCCTGCAAAATTCACACATGACTAATGTCCATCAGGAAACCAGTCACCAAGTCCAAGATAATAATAAGCTTGATTACGGGAAACATTTTATATCTAGCAACAAGGAGGATAATGAGGGCATTGGAGAAAAACATCATCAAATGAGTAACAGCTCTCATGTTATGCAAAACTCTTATGGGAGGGAAGGTGGAACATATGAGCAGCAGCAAAATTGCTACCAGAGGGACAACTCGTATGGCCGGAAATCAGAGGATTCTAGCGGCATGCGTTTGACTGCACAAACAAG CAGGGTTGATCAGTTGAAGGAGAATAGTTCTATCGCACAGTTTGGCCATCCTGGATTTAACCCACTATCTGAG GGTATGATCCATCCAGCTAGTAATCCAAATCAAATGCAAATGGATTCTAATTTAAGAGGGAAAAATCAGACCTGGTCCACTCTGTCCCCTTCTCAACCTTTGCCCCAATCACATGAATCATCACCGAGATCCCGTTGGGATGATAAATTTGGTATCGGGGGACAATCGAGCAGCCCTACGTCTTATAAGCATGGAAACTCTATTGCAGAAAGCACATCCAGTCCTACATTTTCAAGGAATCAGCTTCAAACACAACATCTGTTTAATGTACCTGGTCCATCTAATCAAACAACATTACCTGGTTCTTCTGCAAAGCATGCACCTTCCAACCTTGCTCTATCTCAAGATACTTCTCAGCAAATTTTTGTCAACTCTGGTGGTCAACAATTCCCTGTTCTTGAAGCTGTTCCAGTTTCTCAGCCTCCTTTTATGTCAGGCATGCCTGCACGGGGTGGAGTATCAGTGAAGCCGCAGAGTTTGTGGACAAATAACCAAAGCCAGCAACATCTTTCTGGCATGGAAACTACTTCGTTGGCTTCAAAGGAGCTAAATGGTCTAAATACCCAGGACAGTGGATATAGATCATCTGAATTTGGCCATTCCCATACGAGTTTACAAGGATTCAATTCTGCACAAGAGAAACAGGAGGAAGAGAGGATGTTTGATGCTTCACAGACAGGG GATCTTGGTGGAATACATCATAATGACAGCAATGGCCTGGCTCCCTCTGCAAGAAATCTTGGATTTCTTGGCCATGCTTTAAAACATTCACATGGATTTCGTCATGACCACTCCCGGCTGCACCAAGTGCAGGGTACGAAGAATGAAGAGGCTGATCCAAGTAGGAGGGATCTGGATGTACAACAGGTAACTGCTATGGCAGGACAGCAGTCAATTTATGGTCATAACAAGGATGGTGAACTGAATTCTCCATCAGCTCACAAGTTATCGCCACTTGGAAATTCCAACGCAACAAATTTCCTGACGGATGCAAGAGAAGGTCTAAGTGTAAAAACTTCTTCAGAATCTGCCTTCCAAGCCCAAGGCATGGTTGCATTTGGTGAAAGTGATTCTCAGAGTCCATCTATTGGCAATGATGTGTTACCTAATTATGCTGAAACTTCTCAGCCCAATCTAAGCATGGCATCGAACTGGTTTAAACAGTATGGGACCTTCAGAAATGGGCAGATGCAACCAACGTATGATGCAAGGCTTGCTAGGTCTTCTGCAGGGCAGACCTCGCTTGTGAAGCCTTCGCAAAGCCTAAACATACATTCTTCTGTGGAACAGATAGATGCTTCTGAGGCTAACAGAGTATGGCCAAGTACAGCTACCAATTTGGTAACAAGCGAACCCTTTGTAGCCCCTTATGTGTTACCTTCAGAAGTCATTGATGAAACTATGGCGATCGTGAGACCAAAGAAACGCAAAATTGAAACATCAGAGCTTCTACCATGGCACAAAGTGACAGAAGGTTCCAAAAGGGTTCAAGATGTCAG TCTGGCAGAGCAAGAATGGGCCTTGTCATGCAATCGGCTGACTGAGAAA GTTGGACATGAGTTTGAAATGATTGAAGATGGACGTCCAATCCTTCGATCTAAGAGAAGGCTTATCTTCACAACACAGTTTCTGCAGCAATTGCTCGGCCCTGCACCAGCATCCATTCTCTCAGCAGACGCTGCTTTGTACTATGATAGTGTGACATATTTTGTTGCTAAATTATCATTAGGGGATGCGTGCACCCTGACCTGCAGCAGCAGTACTGATGCGCCACTGAACGACAGTAATAC GATTGGGGAAAAGCCTAAAGTTTCTGAAAATACTGAAATGCAGTATTTA